From one Plasmodium knowlesi strain H genome assembly, chromosome: 11 genomic stretch:
- a CDS encoding V-type proton ATPase 21 kDa proteolipid subunit, putative: MYNSWFEIIRSISPYNWAMLGIAMALFLSIIGAAWGIFVCGTSIVGASVKSPRIISKNLISIIFCEALGMYGVITAVFLQIKFSGLNKEVHAPLVLTTKTDALIMNTIRGGWALFASGLTAGLSNLVSGVSVGITGSSCALGDAHNSDLFVRMLMIEICASVIGLYGLIVAIVSIGDIQLT, translated from the exons ATGTATAACTCGTGGTTTGAAATCATTCGGTCCATTTCGCCCTACAACTGGGCTATGCTGGGCATTGCAATGGCCCTATTCCTCTCCATCATTGGCGCAGCATG GGGAATATTCGTATGCGGGACGAGCATTGTAGGAGCCTCAGTGAAGTCCCCACGTATCATTTCGAAAAATTTGATTTCCATTATATTTTGTGAAGCACTAG GCATGTATGGAGTCATCACCGcagtttttcttcaaattaaGTTTAGCGGACTCAACAAGGAAGTGCACGCCCCACTGGTGCTAACAACCAAGACGGATGCACTTATTATGAACACTATCAGAGGGGGATGGGCCCTGTTTGCAAGTGGTCTAACGGCGGGTCTATCCAACCTCGTTTCTGG cGTTTCCGTAGGAATAACGGGCAGCTCATGTGCCTTGGGAGATGCACACAATTCGGATCTGTTCGTTCGAATGCTGATGATTGAAATATGCGCTAGCGTTATAG gGCTGTACGGATTAATCGTGGCAATTGTGTCCATCGGGGATATTCAACTGACTTAA